One genomic region from Cryptococcus gattii WM276 chromosome C, complete sequence encodes:
- a CDS encoding ATP-binding cassette (ABC) transporter, putative (Similar to TIGR gene model, INSD accession AAW42094.1~ATP-dependent bile acid permease), translating to MVVQGFAQSIFSAVSESLVEVAKNKNKNPQSYEPLLINDEELNVETEAVEVTLTPPFMPSGGLLADFKAHVRSMKEYGSVLFGLEVLRTLCLCALLGLSIYATILAESPEEHQTVLEDGTIGDMAKHWGKKKHKKKKGKHSKSTVDDYSSLEWGEFGVSGFYVYTLVFSLLLLTLRPATRLRRHIITHLDSLLLLAFAVYAYRDIWPLFTFNLAPEDINTPVTWARVVLLTVSAVLIPLVRPRTYVPVDPEHPSPPGEIHPEQTSPLLFYLFFEYMTGLVWKAWKTPALPYEDLHPLADYDRAEYLYKQHMDKLDPVRRKEKGLKPRNLVLSLASVFKKEIVMVCLMSAMSAIFELSGSVGINQLLDYLEKDGKGHSLRPIVWIIFLFLGPTFGSLTMQFYIFTTTRSLVRSEALLTQLLFDHALRLRMKDQMDDNQEKEVDDMANGEGSAPLITVQNVEEVIGHAPGAPEEFRDRSDNETEEESIAHGSGKRKSTPQSTDATEVGSVSDSNKDAAVDRKAAADEEARKSKGQGLAGKINVLMAADIESVIEGRDLALIFVYTPVQFVLCVVLLYRILSWSSLIGMLTMFITLPLPGLLTKLNAQFQQKRMIATDSRIDTITESINALRIIKMFGWEERIKERVAAKREEELTLIWQRRLMNLFTTLLNTVLPVLTMTVTFAVYTTVQKQQLTAAKVFTSMTVFELVKGQLGMCFYLINSVVTAWVSVRRLDKFLHESEMIDEYSEGKLATIKPSEQLEAEQEGLIRIHDATFTWGSQPDATGEVPFKLKIEDTAFKKGKINLITGPTGSGKSSLLKALIGELHFEQKQGAFYHLPRENGVSYAAQESWCTSDSVRDNILFGEPFEESRYWKVVSACGLEPDLKLFDDGDLTEVGEKGITLSGGQKARLTLARAIYSKTAIVLLDDIFSALDTLTSRWIIDNLLNGDLVKDRTILLITHHIHLAAPVADFIITLNEDGSVRSQGSINEGALDESELQEAEEVEEQEIKEAKQGEKKVEEKPTTKLTQAEEKGEGRISRKALFAFFRTFGGPIFWFLYFGLLVGGQAMSSFETYWLGRWARAYDQAEDPTKVSVTFYLGLYFVFVLIGLVQLAASAILFYMGAVKASREIHKRLVDTIFGAYLRFLDSTPVGRIISRFTKDMKSVDGSFTETFANVADVTVGLALKIIVVISLVPLFSLPAIFIGCLGGILGEMYIHGQLSVKREMSNAKSPLFSHFSAAFNGIVSIRAYGAQQKFRVEAQRRADKYTRAATAFYNLNRWVTIRLDMLGGLFAASLAAFLVYGPRLDASTSGFALSQAISFSSMILWWVRMVNEMEVQGNSVERIQDYLVIPQEPAFEESKQPPAAWPTSGEIVLDHLCAKYSNDGPTVLDDLELTIKSGEKVGIVGRTGSGKSTLALALLRMLPTTGKVLIDGVDTGKINLHALRSNVTIIPQDPILLSGSLRFNLDPFGEHDDYELNDALQQSGLGATRQPSDVGTTTPQRLTLDTQISAGGGNLSQGQRQLVALARALVRNSKVLILDEATASVDFDTDILIQKSIRDLPSSCTVLTVAHRLSTIMDYDRVLVLGAGKVLEFDAPETLKKNSDSYFGKLCQAMEGNNSDEH from the exons ATGGTCGTGCAAGGTTTTGCACAGTCTATCTTCTCAGCTGTATCAGAGTCTTTGGTTGAGGTTGCAAAAAACAAGAACAAAAATCC ACAGTCTTATGAACCTCTGCTTATCAATGATGAAGAACTAAATGTCGAAACGGAAGCCGTGGAAGTGACTCTCACTCCCCCCTTTATGCCATCCGGCGGTCTTCTTGCCGACTTTAAAGCACACGTTAGATCTATGAAAGAGTATGGTTCTGTCCTGTTCGGCCTGGAGGTTTTGCGAACCTTATGTCTGTGTGCCCTTTTGGGCCTCAGTATATATGCCACAATTTTGGCCGAATCACCAGAGGAACATCAAACTGTGTTGGAAGATGGGACCATCGGAGATATGGCCAAGCACTGgggcaagaagaagcacaagaaaaagaagggaaaaCACTCCAAGTCTACTGTAGATGATTACTCCAGCTTGGAATGGGGAGAATTTGGCGTTTCCGGATTTTAC GTCTATACTCTTGTCTTCTCTTTACTTCTGCTAACCCTACGTCCGGCCACCCGTCTCCGGAGACATATCATTACCCACCTTGATTCTCTTCTCTTGCTTGCTTTCGCTGTGTACGCCTACCGTGACATTTGGCCACTCTTCACCTTCAATCTCGCCCCTGAGGACATCAACACTCCTGTTACTTGGGCTCGTGTTGTTCTTCTCACAGTGTCAGCAGTGCTCATCCCTCTTGTGCGACCGAGAACTTATGTCCCTGTTGATCCCGAGCACCCTTCGCCCCCCGGAGAGATCCATCCTGAGCAGACTTCCCCCTTGCTATTCTACTTGTTCTTTGAATACATGACAGGACTGGTCTGGAAAGCTTGGAAAACACCAGCGCTCCCTTATGAGGATTTGCACCCTTTGGCTGATTATGACCGAGCGGAGTATCTGTACAAG CAACATATGGATAAGCTTGATCCTGTTCGACGAAAGGAAAAAGGTCTCAAACCTCGAAACCTAGTTCTCAGTCTGGCGTCAGTGTTTAAAAAGGAAATCGTGATGGTTTGCCTCATGTCAGCCATGTCTGCAATCTTTGAACTTTCTGGCTCTGTTGGTATCAACCAGTTGCTTGATTACTTGGAAAAGGACGGCAAAGGTCATAGTCTTCGTCCAATCGTGTGGATcattttcctcttcctcggGCCCACCTTCGGCTCTCTTACCATGCAATTCTACATCTTCACCACCACTAGGTCCCTCGTGCGGAGCGAAGCTCTTCTAACCCAGTTACTCTTCGATCATGCCCTCCGACTGAGGATGAAAGACCAGATGGATGATAATCAGGAGAAAGAAGTGGATGACATGGCAAATGGCGAAGGATCAGCCCCGTTGATCACGGTGCAAAATGTGGAAGAGGTTATTGGTCATGCTCCTGGAGCTCCTGAAGAGTTCAGGGATAGGTCCGATAACGAGACGGAGGAGGAAAGTATCGCCCACGGTAGCGGTAAGCGAAAATCGACTCCTCAGTCCACTGATGCTACAGAAGTTGGTAGTGTCAGCGATTCTAATAAGGACGCCGCTGTCGATAGAAAAGCTGCTGCCGATGAAGAGGCgaggaagagcaagggTCAAGGGTTAGCGGGAAAGATCAATGTGCTTATGGCTGCGGACATCGAGTCAGTCATTGAAG GCCGCGACCTTGCCTTAATCTTCGTTTACACCCCTGTTCAGTTTGTCCTTTGTGTCGTCCTGCTCTATCGCATCCTTAGCTGGA GCTCTCTCATTGGGATGTTGACGATGTTCAtcactcttcctcttcctggTCTTCTTACGAAACTCAATGCTCAATTTCAGCAAAAGCGAATGATCGCGACTGATTCACGTATCGATACAATTACTGAGTCTATCAACGCTTTGAGAATTATCAAGATGTTCGGATGGGAAGAAAGAATCAAGGAACGTGTCGCAGCCaagagggaggaagaatTGACCTTGATATGGCAAAGGCGATTGATGAACCT TTTTACCACCCTTTTGAACACTGTGTTGCCTGTCCTTACTATGACCGTTACCTTTGCCGTTTATACCACTGTTCAGAAGCAGCAACTGACAGCTGCGAAAG TGTTTACTAGTATGACGGTATTCGAACTGGTAAAGGGTCAATTGGGAATG TGCTTCTATCTCATCAACTCTGTCGTCACTGCTTGGGTATCTGTTCGCCGCTTAGACAAATTCCTACATGAG AGTGAGATGATTGATGAATACTCTGAGGGCAAGCTGGCAACCATCAAGCCTTCGGAGCAATTAGAAGCGGAGCAAGAAGGGCTGATCCGAATTCACGACGCTACGTTCACTTGGGGTAGTCAACCCGATGCCACCGGCGAGGTTCCTTTCAAATTGAAGATTGAAGATACGGCTTTCAAGAAGGGCAAGATTAATTTGATCACTGGACCTACAGGCAGCGGCAAGAGCTCATTATTGAAG GCTTTGATCGGAGAACTTCATTTCGAACAGAAGCAAGGCGCCTTCTACCATCTCCCACGTGAGAATGGAGTGTCTTACGCTGCCCAGGAGAGCTGGTGTACCTCCGACTCTGTCCGGGACAATATCCTTTTCGGTGAACCTTTTGAGGAATCCAGGTACTGGAAAGTTGTCAGTGCTTGTGGTCTTGAGCCTGATCTGAAGCTTTTCGATGATGGCGACCTTACGGAAGTTGGCGAGAAAGGCATTACTCTCAGTGGTGGTCAAAAGGCGAGGCTCACTTTGGCTAGGGCTATTTATTCTAAGACTGCAATCGTCCTACTTGATG ACATTTTCTCCGCACTGGACACGCTTACTTCCAGGTGGATCATCGATAATCTTCTGAATGGCGACCTCGTTAAGGATAGGACTATCTTGCTTATC ACTCATCATATTCATCTTGCCGCTCCGGTGGCTGACTTCATCATCACACTTAACGAAGATGGCAGTGTTCGCAGCCAGGGTTCTATCAACGAGGGTGCCCTTGACGAAAGTGAACTTCAAGAAGCCGAGGAGGTCGAGGAACAGGAGATCAAAGAGGCCAAGcaaggagagaagaaagtCGAGGAGAAGCCTACAACTAAGCTTACCCAGGCTGAAGAAAAGGGCGAGGGAAGAATTTCCCGGAAAGCATTATTCGCATTCTTCAG AACATTCGGTGGCCCCATCTTCTGGTTCCTTTACTTTGGTCTTCTTGTTGGCGGTCAAGCCATGTCGTCCTTTGAAACATACTGGCTAGGTCGCTGGGCTCGAGCTTACGATCAAGCAGAGGATCCCACAAAGGTCTCTGTGACATTTTATCTGGGCTTGTACTTTGTCTTCGTCCTCATCGGCCTCGTGCAGCTTGCAGCTTCGGCAATTCTTTTCTATATGGGTGCCGTGAAAGCGTCGCGAGAGATTCACAAGCGTTTGGTGGACACAATCTTTGGTGCCTATCTGAGGTTTTTGGATTCCACGCCTGTTGGGAGGATTATTAGTCGATTCACCAAGGATATGAAGTCCGTCGATGGTTCTTTCACCGAA ACCTTTGCGAACGTTGCCGACGTGACTGTTGGGCTGGCACTGAAGATCATTGTTGTCATTTCGCTTGTCCCACTTTTCTCCCTTCCCGCCATC TTCATTGGTTGTCTGGGTGGCATTTTGGGTGAGATGTACATTCATGGGCAACTCAGCGTGAAG CGAGAGATGTCTAATGCCAAGAGCCCCTTGTTCTCACATTTCTCTGCTGCCTTCAATGGTATTGTGTCCATCAGAGCTTACGGAGCCCAGCAGAAATTCAGGGTGGAAGCCCAGAGGAGGGCTGACAAGTACACTAGAGCAGCGACTGCT TT CTACAACCTTAATCGTTGGGTAACCATTCGACTTGATATGCTTGGCGGCTTGTTTGCTGCTTCGCTCGCTGCCTTCTTGGTATACGGTCCCAGGCTAGATGCTTCTACCTCTGGCTTCGCTCTTTCTCAGGCGATTTCATTCTCATCCATGATTCTT TGGTGGGTCAGAATGGTCAACGAGATGGAAGTCCAAGGAAACTCTGTCGAG CGTATCCAAGACTATTTGGTTATCCCTCAAGAACCCGCTTTTGAAGAGTCCAAGCAACCTCCTGCGGCTTGGCCTACATCGGGAGAGATTGTTCTCGATCACCTTTGTGCCAAATACTCTAACGATGGACCGACTGTCCTTGACGACCTTGAGCTTACGATCAAAAGCGGTGAGAAGGTTGGCATCGTGGGAAGAACAGGTAGCGGCAAGTCGACCCTTGCCTTGGCTTTGTTGAGGATGTTGCCCACTACTGGAAAGGTTTTGATCGATGGAGTTGACACGGGAAAGATCAACTTGCATGCGTTGAGGTCAAATGTGACCATCATCCCTCAAGATCCT ATCCTGCTTTCAGGCAGCCTACGCTTCAATCTCGATCCCTTCGGCGAACATGACGATTATGAGCTTAACGATGCCCTTCAACAATCTGGCCTTGGCGCGACCCGCCAACCTAGTGATGTTGGTACCACTACCCCTCAGCGATTAACCCTCGATACCCAGATTTCCGCTGGCGGTGGTAACTTGAGTCAAGGTCAGAGGCAGCTTGTGGCATTGGCGAGAGCTTTGGTGAGGAATAGTAAGGTCCTCATTCTTGACGAG GCGACGGCCTCTGTTGACTTTGACACGGACATACTAATTCAAAAATCTATTCGCGACCTGCCTTCCTCGTGCACTGTCCTTACAGTAGCCCACCGACTTTCAACCATTATGGACTATGACCGAGTCCTCGTCTTAGGAGCCGGAAAAGTATTGGAATTTGACGCGCCCGAAACACTGAAAAAGAATAGCGATAGCTATTTTGGAAAGTTGTGTCAGGCGATGGAAGGGAACAATAGCGACGAACATTGA
- a CDS encoding uncharacterized protein (Similar to TIGR gene model, INSD accession AAW42092.1), translating into MFEEDFERCFICQGPSKGLYCSSMCRQKDQGSFSPRVNPDHGSVHITSQLPPALSPHVRPTNTTSLSPKSSGQPWPTSIGTSSGSSSANSSPLHSPQTNHADFDSPQKGFFNLPPPAYPVTQFGAPPSAVPVKIPALLPRASPIFGAIGTPGSQGSTVYPHGASVDTLRFGRRPGAVNSVTSPNALLPRCACGLPANHHRIRASSKDRADLVDSGFSRLSLGPSVVAREEPISRSLRIVSDSAIPPFTLSPKGTPQIITATLNHSGPFHTEQSSPVAPNNLLSRSRSDPIPPSPKVGKRTIAPVPVVSTIVPTRRQSSHEPEYRTNILEISNIDSPRRGRSRERQEHHEDDGDCPPTILNHPPEREAAPSRSRTRRESRRRSGERSRSRPRERFRELDMSRDREQGGQRSPVSHEAPQILPSWSQQAMIVDHVVAPSMKRQSSGDKKYARDKGDESKREELRCAANQFSQVFGVKAG; encoded by the exons ATGTTCGAGGAAGATTTTGAGAGGTGCTTCATCTGCCAGGGGCCATCCAAAGG ACTCTACTGTTCCTCAATGTGTCGGCAAAAGGACCAGGGATCTTTCTCACCCCGGGTTAATCCTGACCACGGATCAGTACACATAACCTCGCAGCTTCCACCTGCTCTTAGCCCGCACGTTCGTCCCACAAATACCACCTCTCTCTCCCCAAAAAGCTCTGGACAACCTTGGCCAACGAGCATTGGGACTTCTTCCGGTTCATCCTCTGCGAATTCTTCCCCTCTGCACTCACCGCAAACAAATCATGCGGATTTTGATTCTCCCCAAAAAGGTTTTTTCAACCTGCCTCCACCCGCCTATCCAGTTACGCAGTTCGGTGCACCACCTTCTGCTGTGCCTGTGAAGATTCCCGCGCTTCTACCCAGAGCTTCACCCATTTTTGGTGCCATTGGCACACCGGGTTCTCAGGGATCAACGGTTTACCCTCATGGTGCTTCAGTAGATACTTTACGATTCGGCCGAAGGCCAGGGGCAGTCAATAGTGTTACTTCTCCCAATGCCCTCCTTCCTCGTTGCGCATGTGGCTTGCCAGCCAATCACCACAGGATACGGGCCTCGAGTAAGGACCGCGCAGATCTTGTTGACTCCGGATTCTCCCGTCTTAGCCTAGGACCTTCTGTAGTGGCTCGAGAAGAGCCCATCAGCAGGTCATTACGGATCGTCTCTGACTCTGCCATTCCACCTTTCACACTTTCCCCCAAGGGGACGCCTCAGATTATCACTGCCACTCTCAATCATTCAGGTCCTTTCCACACTGAGCAATCTTCCCCTGTCGCCCCGAATAATCTCCTCTCGCGTTCCCGATCTGATCCTATTCCTCCTTCACCAAAGGTTGGAAAGCGCACAATAGCGCCTGTCCCAGTTGTCTCTACCATTGTTCCCACCCGACGCCAGTCTTCTCATGAACCTGAGTATCGAACGAACATACTGGAAATCTCCAATATTGATTCACCtcgaagaggaaggagtAGAGAAAGGCAAGAGCACCATGAAGATGACGGTGACTGTCCTCCTACTATCTTGAACCATCCCCCAGAAAGGGAAGCGGCCCCATCCCGATCCAGGACCAGGCGGGAATCCAGACGGAGGAGTGGAGAGCGATCCAGATCTCGACCGAGAGAAAGATTCAGGGAGCTTGACATGTCTCGAGACCGGGAACAAGGCGGACAGAGGTCCCCTGTTTCTCACGAAGCTCCCCAAATTCTGCCAAGCTGGTCTCAGCAAGCTATGATTGTCGACCACGTCGTTGCTCCTTCTATGAAGAGGCAAAGCAGTGGCGACAAGAAGTATGCGAGAGATAAGGGGGATGAGAGTAAGAGGGAGGAGTTAAGGTGCGCTGCAAATCAGTTCAGCCAGGTCTTCGGCGTTAAAGCTGGATAA
- a CDS encoding uncharacterized protein (Similar to TIGR gene model, INSD accession AAW42096.1) → MAVFPMIQNKIDISQMNEQDQKAFKLYGKVPGKNLLTKMQKERKYFDSGDYMMSKAGVPTASPPGTAHPTPEAVPHASPPSGPGGYLSSSPTGGSLPSPSILEHGLGGEKPAHSVGVGISPAATSEAIEMPGHGHHHGQQRRGSESRISPPNTWRESVNPSSFPIHHPGILGGSPVKASSLAKRVDEEGEQ, encoded by the exons ATGGCTGTGTTCCCGATGATACAGAATAAGATCGACATCTCG CAAATGAACGAGCAAGACCAGAAGGCGTTCAAGTTGTACGGCAAGGTCCCAGGAAAAAATCTTCTCACCAAAATGCAGAAG GAGCGAAAATACTTTGACTCTGGTGATTACATGATGTCAAAAGCAGGTGTGCCAACTGCCTCCCCTCCTGGGACTGCACACCCCACCCCTGAAGC TGTGCCTCACGCCTCTCCTCCGTCCGGTCCCGGCGGCTATCTTTCATCATCGCCGACTGGCGGATCCCTCCCTTCCCCAAGTATCTTGGAACATGGCCTCGGTGGGGAAAAACCTGCTCATAGCGTTGGCGTGGGCATTAGCCCTGCCGCTACTAGCGAGGCTATTGAGATGCCTGGACACGGACATCATCACGGGCAGCAACGTCGTGGCAGTGAAAG TAGAATCTCCCCTCCTAATACTTGGAGAGAAAGCGTTAACCCCAGCTCTTTCCCGATTCACCATCCCGGCATTTTGGGGGGATCTCCAGTCAAAGCAAGTAGTCTTGCCAAGCGagttgatgaagaaggcgaaCAGTAG
- a CDS encoding glutamate dehydrogenase (NADP+), putative (Similar to TIGR gene model, INSD accession AAW42099.1~NADP-specific glutamate dehydrogenase (NADP-GDH) (NADP-dependent glutamate dehydrogenase)): protein MSNYPSEPEFQQAVAEIAQTLEPFLAKNPEYRRALDVVQIPERVLQFRVTWERDDGTIAVNRGYRVQFNSALGPYKGGLRLHPTVNLSILKFLGFEQIFKNALTGLMMGGGKGGSDFDPKGKTDSEIRRFCYAFMQELSRHIGTDTDVPAGDIGTGGREIGFMFGAYKKYRNENAGILTGKGADWGGSHIRPEATGYGLVYYVTEMLRDLDNTDWRGKRVLISGAGNVAQYAALKVLELGGTVLSLSDSTGALIATGNEGFTAEEIMKIADIKLQRKSLTAFATGSKFQWHEGKRPWTLVSQADVALPSASQNELNEEEAKALIRAGVRYVAEGSNMGCTLDAIKIFEQSRTAAKNASDAGVCFYAPGKAANCGGVAVSGLEMAQNSQRLKWAHEEVDAKLKAIMINCYQTCWETGKQYAEAGVVPSLVAGANIAGFVKVANAMREQGDWW, encoded by the exons ATGTCCAACTACCCCTCTGAGCCCGAATTCCAACAG GCCGTCGCCGAGATCGCTCAAACTCTCGAGCCT TTCCTTGCCAAAAACCCTGAGTACCGACGAGCCCTCGATGTGGTTCAGATCCCCGAACGAGTTCTCCAATTCCGAGTTACATGGGAGCGTGATGATGGTACCATCGCCGTCAACAGGGGTTACCGAGTCCAA TTCAACTCTGCTCTCGGTCCTTACAAGGGCGGTCTTCGTCTCCACCCCACTGTCAACCTCTCTATCCTTAAATT CCTTGGTTTTGAGCAAATTTTCAAAAATGCTCTTACAGGTCTTATGATGGGCGGTGGTAAAGGTGGTTCCGACTTCGACCCCAAGGGCAAGACCGACAGCGAGATCCGAAGATTCTGCTACGCCTTCATGCAGGAGCTCTCTCGACACATCGGTACCGACACTGATGTCCCTGCTGGTGACATTGGTACTGGTGGACGTGAAATTGGCTTCATGTTCGGTGCCTACAAGAAATACAGGAACGAGAACGCTGGTATCCTTACTGGTAAGGGTGCCGACTGGGGAGGATCTCACATCCGTCCCGAGGCCACTGG TTACGGTCTCGTCTACTACGTCACTGAAATGCTCCGTGATCTCGACAACACCGACTGGAGGGGCAAGCGAGTCCTTATTTCCGGTGCCGGTAACGTTGCCCAATACGCTGCTCTCAAGGTTCTTGAGCTCGGTGGTACCGTCCTTTCTCTCTCCGACTCTACTGGTGCTCTCATCGCCACTGGTAATGAGGGCTTCACTGCGGAGGAGATTATGAAGATTGCCGACATCAAGCTTCAGCGAAAGAGCTTGACTGCCTTCGCCACTGGCTCTAAATTCCAGTGGCACGAGGGCAAGAGGCCCTGGACTCTTGTCAGCCAGGCCGACGTCGCTCTTCCTTCTGCTTCTCAGAACGAGCTTAACGAAGAGGAGGCCAAGGCCCTCATCAGGGCCGGTGTCCGATACGTAGCTGAAGGCTCCAACAT GGGCTGCACCCTTGACGCTATCAAGATCTTCGAGCAGTCCCGAACTGCCGCCAAGAACGCCTCCGACGCCGGTGTCTGCTTCTACGCTCCTGGTAAGGCTGCCAACTGTGGTGGTGTTGCCGTCTCCGGTCTTGAAATGGCCCAGAACTCCCAGCGT CTCAAGTGGGCTCACGAGGAGGTTGACGCCAAGCTCAAGGCCATCATGATCAACTGCTACCAGACTTGTTGGGAGACTGGCAAGCAATATGCTGAAGCTGGTGTTGTTCCCTCTTTGGTCGCCGGTGCCAACATCGCTGGTTTCGTCAAGGTCGCCAACGCCATGCGCGAGCAGGGTGACTGGTGGTAA